A genomic segment from Betaproteobacteria bacterium encodes:
- the treZ gene encoding malto-oligosyltrehalose trehalohydrolase — protein sequence MRRRHAMPFGCELLPSGGARFRLWAPGARAVALRLHAAGEQPQEAAAAALGQGWFEAERGRARAGDRYQFVIDGDLAVPDPAARWNPEDVHGASAIVDPLAFDWQDTAWRGRPWHEVVLYEVHVGTFSPEGTFAGVEQRLDHLVALGVTAIEIMPVADFPGARDWGYDGALLFSPDAAYGTPDDLKRLVQAAHARRLMVFLDVVYNHFGPEGNYLYVYARQFFTERHHTPWGGAIDFEGPASRTVRDFYVHNALYWIEEFHIDGLRLDAVHAIYDASRPDILVEIAAAVRAGPGADRHVHLVLENDDNAARYLCRGGERDGCYDAQWNDDIHHALHVLLTGESEGYYADYADDPLAHLGRCLAEGFAYQGERSPYREGQPRGEPSAGLPATAFVSFLQNHDQIGNRAFGERLAALAAPERLAAAVAVVLLAPSPPLLFMGEEWGSTQPFLFFCDFEPTLAPQVTAGRRREFERFPRFRDE from the coding sequence ATGAGGCGCCGCCATGCAATGCCCTTCGGCTGCGAGCTCCTGCCCAGTGGCGGCGCGCGCTTCCGCCTGTGGGCACCCGGTGCGCGCGCGGTGGCGCTGCGCCTGCACGCGGCAGGGGAACAGCCACAGGAAGCCGCAGCAGCAGCGCTCGGCCAAGGCTGGTTCGAAGCCGAGCGCGGCCGGGCACGCGCCGGCGACCGCTACCAGTTCGTCATCGACGGCGACCTCGCCGTCCCCGATCCGGCCGCGCGCTGGAATCCCGAAGACGTCCACGGCGCGAGTGCGATCGTCGATCCGCTCGCCTTCGACTGGCAGGACACCGCGTGGCGCGGTCGTCCGTGGCACGAGGTCGTGCTGTACGAAGTGCACGTCGGCACCTTCTCGCCGGAGGGCACGTTCGCCGGGGTCGAGCAGCGATTGGACCACCTCGTCGCACTCGGTGTCACCGCGATCGAGATCATGCCGGTCGCGGATTTTCCCGGGGCGCGCGACTGGGGCTACGACGGTGCGCTGCTCTTCTCGCCGGATGCCGCGTACGGCACGCCCGACGATCTCAAGCGTCTGGTGCAGGCGGCGCACGCCCGCAGGCTGATGGTCTTTCTCGATGTCGTCTACAACCACTTCGGACCCGAGGGCAATTACCTCTACGTCTACGCGAGGCAGTTCTTCACCGAGCGCCATCACACGCCGTGGGGCGGCGCCATCGACTTCGAGGGGCCGGCAAGCCGCACCGTGCGCGACTTCTACGTGCACAACGCCCTCTACTGGATCGAGGAGTTCCACATCGACGGGCTGCGGCTCGATGCCGTGCACGCGATCTACGATGCCTCGCGCCCCGACATCCTGGTGGAGATTGCCGCGGCGGTGCGCGCCGGTCCGGGCGCCGACCGCCACGTCCACCTCGTGCTGGAAAACGACGACAACGCCGCCCGCTACCTGTGCCGAGGCGGAGAACGCGACGGCTGCTACGACGCGCAGTGGAACGACGACATCCACCACGCGCTGCACGTTCTGCTCACGGGCGAGAGCGAAGGCTACTACGCCGACTACGCCGACGATCCGCTCGCGCACCTCGGACGTTGTCTCGCCGAAGGCTTCGCCTACCAGGGCGAGCGCTCGCCCTATCGCGAGGGGCAACCGCGCGGCGAACCCAGCGCCGGCCTGCCGGCGACGGCGTTCGTGAGCTTCCTGCAGAACCACGATCAGATCGGCAACCGCGCCTTCGGCGAGCGTCTCGCCGCCTTGGCCGCACCCGAGCGCCTGGCCGCGGCCGTCGCGGTGGTGCTGCTCGCGCCGTCGCCCCCGCTCCTCTTCATGGGCGAGGAATGGGGCAGCACGCAGCCCTTCCTGTTCTTCTGCGATTTCGAGCCCACGCTCGCGCCGCAGGTCACCGCCGGGCGCCGCCGCGAGTTCGAGCGGTTTCCGCGCTTTCGCGACGAGG